One part of the Eucalyptus grandis isolate ANBG69807.140 chromosome 10, ASM1654582v1, whole genome shotgun sequence genome encodes these proteins:
- the LOC104422319 gene encoding protochlorophyllide-dependent translocon component 52, chloroplastic: MEALVASSLPSVRIREPHPGSLFFRPRSVNLLPPLRRTAGSKLRAAVSSPASSGVSAEPAAPVETDAPGDAAGEKFDWYSQWYPVMPVCDLDKRRPHAKKVMGLDVVVWWDRNEEAWKVFDDTCPHRLAPLSEGRIDQWGRLQCVYHGWCFGGSGDCKFIPQAPPDGPPVHTFKKACVAAYPSTVQHDIVWFWPNSDPQYKDIIMKKKPPYIPELDDPSYSKLMGNREIAYGYEVLIENLMDPAHVPYAHYGIMRTQQPKNRVKADREGGRPVEMSIKKFDIDGFLAKQEWGSSKFMPPCIFYAYSERPSDPGNGTAMSDGSKMTQESSAPAATRRMALIFICIPVSPGNSRLIWTFPRNFGVWIDQVVPRWIFHVGQNLILDSDLYLLHVEERKIMEVGISNWQKACFVPTKSDALVVGFRKWLNKYAGGQVDWRGKFSGALPATPPREQLMDRYWSHVVNCHSCNVAYKGLNALEVALQVLSVASLGVVAVAKQNVLSAIARTTLVVMAVAFFGASKWLAHFIYKNFRYHDYDHAFR; the protein is encoded by the exons ATGGAAGCTCTCGTGGCTTCTTCCCTGCCCTCCGTCCGCATCCGGGAACCGCATCCCGGGAGCCTTTTCTTCCGACCCAGATCAGTGAACCTTCTTCCCCCGCTGAGGCGGACCGCGGGCTCCAAGCTCCGCGCGGCGGTTTCGTCGCCGGCGTCGTCCGGCGTCTCGGCGGAGCCCGCGGCCCCGGTCGAGACCGATGCCCCAGGCGACGCCGCGGGGGAGAAGTTTGACTGGTACTCGCAGTGGTACCCGGTGATGCCGGTCTGCGACCTGGACAAGAGGAGGCCGCACGCGAAGAAGGTGATGGGCCTCGACGTGGTGGTGTGGTGGGACAGGAACGAGGAGGCCTGGAAGGTGTTCGATGACACTTGTCCTCATCGCCTGGCGCCGCTGTCCGAGGGGAGGATCGATCAGTGGGGGAGGTTGCAGTGCGTGTACCACGGGTGGTGCTTCGGTGGATCCGGGGACTGCAAGTTCATCCCCCAAGCGCCTCCTGATGGTCCTCCG GTTCACACATTTAAGAAAGCATGTGTGGCCGCTTATCCAAGTACTGTGCAGCACGATATTGTGTGGTTTTGGCCAAATAGTGATCCTCAGTACAAAGACATTATAATGAAGAAGAAACCCCCGTACATTCCAGAATTAGATGACCCATCTTATTCAAAGCTTATGGGAAACAGAGAAATTGCCTATGG TTACGAGGTGTTGATTGAAAATCTTATGGATCCTGCTCACGTCCCATATGCCCACTATGGTATAATGCGAACTCAACAGCCGAAAAACAG AGTGAAAGCTGATAGAGAAGGGGGAAGACCAGTTGAAATGAGTATAAAGAAATTCGATATTGATGGTTTCTTAGCAAAGCAGGAGTGGGGAAGTAGCAAATTCATGCCACCATGCATATTTTATGCTTATTCTGAACGTCCATCGGATCCAGGAAATGGGACTGCTATGTCAGATGGAAGCAAAATG ACACAGGAGTCTTCAGCACCTGCAGCAACACGGAGAATGGCTTTGATTTTCATTTGCATTCCAGTGAGTCCTGGTAACAGTAGATTGATATGGACCTTCCCGAGAAACTTTGGAGTATGGATTGACCAAGTGGTTCCACGATGGATATTTCATGTGGGACAGAACCTGATTCTGGATTCAGATTTATATCTTCTTCATGTTGAG GAGCGAAAGATAATGGAGGTGGGCATTTCCAATTGGCAAAAGGCCTGTTTCGTGCCAACAAAGTCGGATGCTCTTGTTGTCGGTTTCAGGAAGTGGTTGAATAAGTATGCTGGCGGTCAAGTTGATTGGAGGGGCAAGTTCAGTGGTGCTCTCCCCGCTACTCCTCCAAGAGAACAGCTGATGGACAG GTACTGGTCTCACGTGGTGAACTGCCACAGCTGCAACGTTGCATACAAAGGTCTCAATGCACTCGAGGTCGCCTTGCAGGTGTTGTCTGTAGCTTCTCTGGGAGTTGTTGCCGTGGCAAAACAAAATGTGTTGTCGGCCATAGCAAGAACTACACTTGTGGTGATGGCCGTAGCGTTCTTCGGGGCATCCAAATGGTTGGCTCATTTCATATACAAGAACTTCCGGTACCATGACTATGACCATGCCTTCCGCTGA